The stretch of DNA CGAAATAGTCCGGGTTGCCAACATCGACCGTGCCGCCGAGCCGGATCGGCAAGCCGGCGGCGCGGGCGACGCGGATCGCCACGTCGGGCCGCTTCTGGTCGGTCATGCGGCCCACGAAGGCGACATGGTCGTCCGGCGCGGCGCGCAGGCCGTAGCGGGTCCGGTCGATGCCGTGATGCACGATGCCGGCCCGGTTTGCGGGCGGGATGCCGGCGGCCTGCGCGGCCGAGATCGCGGCCACCGGCAGGTCCGGGAACCCGGCGAAGAACAGAGCCCGGTCGAGCTCGTCCACCCGCCAGTGGATAGTGGTCAGGCTGTGCCGGCGACGCGGGCCCAGGAGAGCCGCATGCGCGAATTCGCCGTGGCAATGGACGATGTCGAACTCGTCGAGCCGCCGGCGCAGGGCCTCCAACTGCAGGGCGTCCAGGGCGGCCGGCACCCCCGGTGCGACGCGCCCATATTGCCGCTCCAACGCCGCAAGACTCGGGTAATCGCCGATGCGAGGCAAGTCTGTCGCACTGTCCGAGGAAGCAAACAATGTTAGTTCGACACCCAAGCTTCGCAGCGCCGTGCTGAGATCGTGCACAACCCGCTCGGTGCCGCCATGATGGCCTGGGGGAACGGGAAAAATGTTTGGCGCGATCTGGGCAATGCGAAGCACGGCGACCTCTTTACATATGTTAGGCCGCGTCGGAGCGGCCGCTTTACATAGGTTAACGCCTGTGGACTGTCCGGAAGCCGCAGCGCGCGCCTGATGTTCATCCTGCATATCGCCCTGCAGGGCTGCCTGCGTGGCGACGGCGTCGTCTACGGTCTCACCGCCGACACCGGCGGCCATATCCGCTACCTGCTGGATCTCGTCGCGGCCTCGGTTCAGGATCGCGATCTCACGCGCATCGCGGTGGCGACCCGTCTGTTTCGCGGCCCCCTCGGCGCCGTCTACGCCGTGCCCGAAGAGCCGATCGGCGACAAGGTCACGCTCGTGCGGCTCGCGAGCGCGTCCCCGGACTACCGCGCCAAGGAGGCGATGCACGCCGAGGTTGCGTCCTTCGCGGAGAACCTGATCACCTGGATCGCCGCGCAGGACCGGGCGCCGGATTTCATCCACGCGCATTACGCGGACGCCGCGACGGTGGCGGCCCTGGTGGAGGACCGCCTCGGCATCCCCTTCGTATTCACGGCCCATTCCCTCGGCCGCGTGAAGGCGACGATGCTGGGCACGGTCCCCGTCCGGCCCGATCTCGCGCGCCGGATCGCCGCCGAGGAAGAGGCCCTGGCGCTAGCCCAGCTCGTCATCGCGTCCTCGCGGGACGAGGCGGAGGTGCAGTACGCCGGCTACGCGGCCTACGACCCCGGGCGCGTTCGGGTCCTGCCTCCGGGCAGCGACCTCGCCCGCTTCGCCGCGGCCCAGACCCATTCCCGGGTGGACGCGGCGATCGACCGCTTCCTCGACGATCCGGACAGGCCGGCGATCCTGGCGCTTGCCCGGCCGGTAGCGCGCAAGAACCTCGCGGCGCTGGTGCGTGCCTACGGCGAGAACCCTGCGCTCCAGGCCCGCGCCAATCTCGTCATCGTCGCCGGAACCCGCGACGACATCGATACCCTCGACGGCGACATGGCCGCGACGATGCGCGACCTCCTGGTCCTGATCGATCGCTACGACCTTTACGGGCGGGTCGCCTACCCGAAGACGCATCGTCCGGAGGACGTTCCGGCCATCTACGCCTATGCCCGGTCCCGGGGCGGCCTGTTCGTCAACCCGGCCCTCAACGAGCCCTTCGGCCTGACGCTGCTGGAGGCCTCGGCGGCCGGCCTGCCGCTGGTCGCCACCGATAGCGGCGGGCCCAACGACATCGTCGAGACCTGCGGCAACGGGCTCTTGGTCGATCCCCGAGCCCCCGGGGCGATCGCCGAGGCCTGCCTGCGGATCCTGGGCGATCCGGCCCTCTACGCGCGCTGCGTGGCTGGCGGCGCCCGGGCGGCCGCAGCCTACGACTGGGACCGGCACGCCGCCCGCTATCACGTCCTGCTGCGCGCGCTGCTGGCCCCGAAGCCGCCCGCCCAGGCGCCCCGGCAGCTGCTGGTCTGCGATATCGACAACACGCTGGTCGGCTGCGACGCGGGGCTGGAGATCTTCCGCCGGTGGCGCAGCTGGCAGGCGGGGCTGGCCTTCGGCGTCGCCACCGGCCGGTCCTTCCACAGTGCCATGGCGGTGCTGGAGCAGCAGGACAGCCCCCGACCCCAGGTGATGATCACTTCGGTCGGGTCCGAGATCTACCATCTCGACGCCAACGGCGTGACCTACACGGCGGACGCGGTGTGGCGCCGGATGATCGAGCCCGGCTGGGATCGGCCCGCGGTGCAGGCGGCCCTCGATGGGCTCGACGGGCTGAGTCCCCAGGGTCCTTTGGAGCAGCGGGCCTTGAAGCTCAGCTACTTCGGCGATCCGGTGGCCGCACGGCGCGTCCGCGCGCATCTGGCACAGTCCGGTATCGCCGCGCGCGTGATCCACAGTCACGGCCGGTACCTCGACATCCTGCCGGAGGCGGCCTCGAAGGGGACCGCCGTCGACCACGTCCGGGCCCTCTACGACCTGCCGGAGCGCGCCGTGTTCGTGGCCGGCGATTCCGGCAACGACATCGAGATGCTGGGCGCCCGGGTGCAGGCGATCATCGTGGCGAACTACTCCGACGATCTGGCGAGCCATGCCGCCCTGAAGCACTCCTACGTGGCCCGCCGGACCCATGCCCGGGGCATCATCGAGGGCGTGTCTCACTTCCGACGGATGCCGGCCGATGTCGGCTGAAGCGCTGTCCGACGAAGTGGATGCCGGGGCGGCGCCCGCTCCCAGCGTCCTGACCCTGGTCCGCGGCCGTGCCGACCGCCTGCGCAACCTGATGCGCGGGCTTGCCCGTCAGACCCTGCCCCCGCGCGAGCTGGTCATCGCTTGGATGCAGCCGGAGCGCGCGCCGGACCTGCCCGATCCGGGCTGCCCGGTCCGGCACCTCCACCTGCCGGGCGAGCCGATGCCCCTCGCCGCCGCGCGCAACCGGGCTGCCGAGGCGGCCCGCGCGGAACTCCTCGTCTTCCTGGACGTGGATTGCATTCCCTCGCCGACGCTGACGGCCGCCTATGCGCGGGCCGGCGCCACGGCGCGCGGCCTCTTCCTCGGCGAGATCCTCTACCTGCCGCCCGGGGCGGTTGTCGGCCAACCCGATCCGCCGGTGCTCGACCGGTTGGGGCGTCCCCATCCGGCCCGGCCCGGCCTCCCCGAAACCGGCTTGCGGCCGGAACCCGATGCCGGCCAATTGTGGGGCCTGTCCTTCGCGCTGCCCGCCGCTTCCTGGCGGGCGGTCGGCGGCATGGACGAGGCCTTCGTGGGCTACGGCGGCGAGGAGACGGACCTCGCCGCCCGGCTCGCCGCCTCCGGCCTGCCGACCTTCTGGGTCGCGGGCGCGCGGGCCTACCACCAACACCATCCGGTCCACGTGCCGCCGCTGCAGCATTTTGCGTCGATCCTCGCCAACGCGGCGCGGTTCCGGGCGCGGCACGGGCGCTGGTGCATGACCTACTGGCTCGACCAGTTCCGCGCGGCCGGGCTGATCGACTGGGACGCGGACGCCCCGGCGATCCGCCTGATCCGCCCGCCGACCGAACCCGAGATCGCCGCCGCCCTGCGGCCCGACGCCTTGTTCTCCTGAGATCGAGCCCGAACCCCTGCCATGAAGAAGCCGATCGCGTTCTTCGTCCATCACCAGGGTCGCGGCCACGCCAACCGCACGATGGCGGTGGCGGCCGAATTCGCCCGCGACCGGCCGGTCTCGGTCCTGACTGCGGATCCGAGCCTGTTCGACGGCTTCCCGCGCGACATCGAGATCGTGGCTTTACCGAACATGATCGGCGCCGCGGTGCCGACCGCGCGCCTCTACGCCGAGCCGACCCCACAGGTGATGCACTGCGTCCCCCTGGGCCTGACCGAGATGC from Methylobacterium sp. PvR107 encodes:
- a CDS encoding HAD-IIB family hydrolase, whose amino-acid sequence is MFILHIALQGCLRGDGVVYGLTADTGGHIRYLLDLVAASVQDRDLTRIAVATRLFRGPLGAVYAVPEEPIGDKVTLVRLASASPDYRAKEAMHAEVASFAENLITWIAAQDRAPDFIHAHYADAATVAALVEDRLGIPFVFTAHSLGRVKATMLGTVPVRPDLARRIAAEEEALALAQLVIASSRDEAEVQYAGYAAYDPGRVRVLPPGSDLARFAAAQTHSRVDAAIDRFLDDPDRPAILALARPVARKNLAALVRAYGENPALQARANLVIVAGTRDDIDTLDGDMAATMRDLLVLIDRYDLYGRVAYPKTHRPEDVPAIYAYARSRGGLFVNPALNEPFGLTLLEASAAGLPLVATDSGGPNDIVETCGNGLLVDPRAPGAIAEACLRILGDPALYARCVAGGARAAAAYDWDRHAARYHVLLRALLAPKPPAQAPRQLLVCDIDNTLVGCDAGLEIFRRWRSWQAGLAFGVATGRSFHSAMAVLEQQDSPRPQVMITSVGSEIYHLDANGVTYTADAVWRRMIEPGWDRPAVQAALDGLDGLSPQGPLEQRALKLSYFGDPVAARRVRAHLAQSGIAARVIHSHGRYLDILPEAASKGTAVDHVRALYDLPERAVFVAGDSGNDIEMLGARVQAIIVANYSDDLASHAALKHSYVARRTHARGIIEGVSHFRRMPADVG
- a CDS encoding glycosyltransferase family 4 protein, which translates into the protein MLRIAQIAPNIFPVPPGHHGGTERVVHDLSTALRSLGVELTLFASSDSATDLPRIGDYPSLAALERQYGRVAPGVPAALDALQLEALRRRLDEFDIVHCHGEFAHAALLGPRRRHSLTTIHWRVDELDRALFFAGFPDLPVAAISAAQAAGIPPANRAGIVHHGIDRTRYGLRAAPDDHVAFVGRMTDQKRPDVAIRVARAAGLPIRLGGTVDVGNPDYFDAQVRPLLGADATYLGPVDDAQKGELLGGARALLFPIDWPEPFGLVMIEAMACGTPVVAWDRGSVPEIVEDGVTGFIVSTEVEAVAALARIGQLDRAGIRRRFEERFTAERMARDYLSLYRRLLAA
- a CDS encoding glycosyltransferase family 2 protein, with the translated sequence MSAEALSDEVDAGAAPAPSVLTLVRGRADRLRNLMRGLARQTLPPRELVIAWMQPERAPDLPDPGCPVRHLHLPGEPMPLAAARNRAAEAARAELLVFLDVDCIPSPTLTAAYARAGATARGLFLGEILYLPPGAVVGQPDPPVLDRLGRPHPARPGLPETGLRPEPDAGQLWGLSFALPAASWRAVGGMDEAFVGYGGEETDLAARLAASGLPTFWVAGARAYHQHHPVHVPPLQHFASILANAARFRARHGRWCMTYWLDQFRAAGLIDWDADAPAIRLIRPPTEPEIAAALRPDALFS